The sequence ACAGGCAGCCCagtagggaagcagcaggtgcctTTTCCACCATGGTGGTACCAGGCCCAGCTAGTTCCTCAGCATGACCAACTCGGGCTTTCTGAGCAGCACTACCTCCCAAAGGCTTGTAGGCCCCACTTCAGcatgagagcagctctgaggtaTGCTTCTAAGCCCTCATCCTTATATCCCAGAGTATTCCAAACATCCTGAGCCCTTCTGAGGATGGTTGCAGCCAAGAGCTTTGAAACAGATCCTGAACCAGGTACTTGGAGACTTGCCCACACATGCAGGACAGAGGGAAGAGAGGTATATGCTATCTCCACCTGCAATAATGTTTTTTGTCCTCTTGCTGCACCATTATTTGCCCTTCTATATTCATTAGCTTCATTAATACTTCAAAACTCCCTTTTGATGTCCTCAAATCAGCACAATTGAGCCACcctgggagaaaaatgaagttaGTCCTCTTGGAGACTAGGGACGTATCTCCTCTCATATTTCCCCAAGCAGATACTAGCCAGAAACAGGAACCAAGCTAGAATCACCCTCAGTTGACCTGTGTGGTTGTCACTGTATGTCACTTCCTTGCATAACCACCCCAGCTCTTAAAAATAGTGTAAAGGATAAAGAAAGTAACAGCAAGAGTAAGCTTTCATGTTTAGATAAAGGTATATGTAAGTGAAGTGTTTCAAGGGTCCTTGCTCCTTAAAACTTCCAGGTGATTATGTGAACTACATAAGCAACCTTTTAATTTATGGGGATATtgttctgtaaaacagaagtgGTAGACTTCCACGTGACAGCTAGGATTTACAAAATGTTATGTAAGCTATTCTAGATGGAATTTGGTTCTCCATTCTAGCTGAGAAAAAAACTTCTCTACCCAAACATGCACTAATCTCTTCCCACATTTCAGAATGAGGGGAGAGatagggaaggagaaaaattaagaacattAGCCTTGTTTGGCTCAGAAAGGCCAAGAGCACACACAGATAAGTGCTGTGTTAACAAAATAAACCCTCTTCCTTAAGTACCACTTTCACTAGCTTCTACAAAAGAAGTGTAGACAGCCAGGAACAACACCACTTGAGTATCGCTATTGCTCCACAATTCATGTAAGAGAGGCATGAGTAAATAGCTAGCTAAAACCAGaagcagggctgctgtgctgtttctgCTTCCCCAACAACTctagaaaagggaaagaatggTACAAATGAATGATAGTTAGAGGTCCATCATCCTAGGAAGTATCTACTTATCACTGGATGTAACTTTACTGTAAATATGGTGACCTAGCTAAAAAGAGACACTGCTatgtaaaaatgcaaagaagaaGGACCATCAGTTTCAACAGAAGAACAAGGACATGAAATCCATCATAGATGTAAATACTTCATGTTACATCTAAAAATCGAATGCAATAGGACTTAACCCATGCAATCCTTTCAAACCTAACCCTTACCAACTTGATAAGAAATGAATACAGCAGTGCAGAGGATTTTAATTCTTTGATATTCTGCTGCatgcatttgtattttcatgCACCATTTCCTTGGCTGTGTGAAGTCATGTGTacagaatgcaaaataaagctTAATTGCATGCCTGAAACCACCTGactgaaaataaactgttacCTCTATAGGCAGTACTGTCATTTCCTATACTAAAAGCAGCAAACAACTGTacaatgacttttaaaaatataagctGACCTTTTACCAAAAGCACTGATTTACTATTTCTCACGTCCTGCTGAAGCTTGAAGTGCTACCACCTTTCATACAAGAATAATTAGTACAAGCACTTCTAGGCTCCATTTATGGGACAGCAAGACTAAGGAACACAGCCTCCCTATGTTACTAGGAAGTGCAGTGATTCTTTAGTGACTAGTAGTGTTAGGCATCAGTGCTTTTGCTCTGCAACACAACATATGAACAATTTAAAAGTGTTCATACTGAAAATATGGTACTTTCAGAGTGAACCTTGTTAATCCAAGCACTTCAGGACTATCACTGATTGGTTTAGTGTGGAAAGGTGTAGAAAGGCGGTTAATGATAGTTCATGTTCTTCACATGTGACAGCAGAAGCAGGCAATAGTATTTCATGGATATAGTAGCACTTCAGCATaaatcaaaagcaaatgaaTGTACTATGCAAATCAAGGAACCAACAACAGACTCATACTAGTTATGACAGCGGCAGGAGGAAGTAGCATAGCAAATTAACATTTAGTTTCATAAAGCTGTCCCTTGCTTATCCAGATTAAGACATTCCATAAGAATGGGTATCAACTGTTGTAAAGGATAACCACAGACCCACATCAAATTCAATCTAATTAGCATGGCACAACCAGTCTTCACAGGATGCATCATTAATTCTGAGGTAGCATTGGTATTTGCCATTCTCTGCAGGTTAAATACCCTGTTAAACTACTTGGCTCCCTACAATGCAGTCTACAATGCAGTAGTGTTTAATGTTTAACCTTATCTGGATTAAAATGTGAAGGGAAAATAGTTACTTTCTAAAggaatattttagaaatagaaGTGAGTAACCTATATCATtcaagtttgtgttttgtttttttttttttttaaatggaagggAATATTAATAGAGCAATTAACACCCAAAGAGGACTTGGGAGCTCTTTAGTCTCTCCCAGCACCCAAactgaaatctgatttttccAATTCTGTACTGAGTAGGAGGAGCTGCATGTAACAAAAACTGTCAGAAAGCAAACATGATTCACTACCGTGCACCTTTTATCCCCACCTTCCAGCCAAGGAAAGTATGAACACTTTTCCATCCATCTGCACACACAGCTGCTTACACTTGAATGTATGCATTACAGTAGAAGACAGTTGTTACTTGCTTAGCCCACCCTTTGCAAGGGAACACCTCCACCTTAATTCTCAGCAACCCCAACACTGCATACTCCCCCTGTCCTCAACGAATGGTCAGGGAACTGTCAGGAAACTGCCAGCCACCCAGAGTATCAGCTGTGGAGGCAGACAGTCATTAAACTTTATCAGAGGTCTCAGTAGCCTCCTATTACACAGTGGTCAGAAGATGCAGGATCCAGCTTGACTATAAGCACTTCAACATCCTTGGTGAACAGATGAATTGTAAGAAGTGTTTTTACAGTAATACTTTGAATCAAAAATACATACTGGTTGTTACTGGTAGGCCTGCACAGAGCCATTTTCCAtcaccagctgcagcacaggactTGTTTACAGAACGAGCAGGTGGAAGAGCTATACATACTGCAGTTGTTGGCATAACATGCATTTCTTTAGAAGGAGTATTTGATAAGCATTTCAAGGAAATAGGCTGTAAAATTTAGGAATAAAGTAACATGGCAGTAGAATAAGCAGTCTCAGGAAGTTCAGGTTTACAGGTAAAGCTAAATTGTTTAATGAGTAGAGATTAAGAGGAAATCTGTATGCAGTTTCATAAGTATATACAAGATAGGAAGAGGATACATAATAGACAATGTGATGAATTGAACTCTACCCTGACAGAAGTAGCAGAGAGCcacaagaaagcaaaagcaaacctGAAACAGACCTAGGAAGCACACATCTTGAAAATCTGTAATTGGTatgaagcatttatttatgGAGTGATGGAAAACTGGAAGAGTTCATTATTGATTAACAAACCTATTTATGATACTGTGAGATAGGGGCATACTTTTAAGGCATTTTTCCTCTAAAACACTTGATTATCCCCTAGAGTAGTAGTCCTCCAGGGATAAACTGGTAGAATAAAACACTAGTAAAGACTAAAACTGAGTTCCAACCATTGAACTTGAAACCTAAAGCATATTCTGTTTGTCAATAATCAATAGCAACGAACCACAGCAGTGTGATGCAAGGCAAACAGGAAACAGCAATTGTGGGCAGAGgtactcagcagcagcacttctggGGATCAAAAGCACTGTGCCAAGCATAACCCAAGGTTGTTTGCTCCACTGCCTTCAGTCCTAGAAACCCTGTAGTTTCATCCACAGGAAAGCCAACCAGTCCCAAAACTTCCATCAGTACCCTCTACAGATATGCACACCcacacatttttctattttaaagtaGATAGTCCCAAAACCCTGTTCCCATTTATTAACTTCACCAAAATTCACCCCTAGGAAGGCACCACAAAGCTTTTAATCCAGGGGTACAAAAGGTCAGCTGCAGGCTACAGCTGAGCAGCCAGGGGTTCAGCATACCACTGAGGCCCACTTATCTTCAAAGAACTTGTGATCTGATGTCTGAAACACACAATTCAAGGGCAGTTAAACATCAACCATAATGATCTTAAAAGCTACCAATACACAATCCTCAGCTCCTCACAAAGACACAGAGCTCACTTGGCTCTTACAGCCACTTGATTTAATATCACTGTCAAAGACAGGAAGCATTAGATCACTAGTCACAGGTTACTGCCTACTCAATGTGAAGGATCGTAGAAGCTTTGGTTCTGGTTTTAGCCTGATAACTCTGACCAAGTAGTGTAGTAGTACCACTGCTCTGCCAGACACCTGTCTTGGCAATGCAATACTAAAGAGATAAGTCTTTTCTGAAAGGGTTAAGGATCACATCAagtttatttgtaaaaatgCACTAACATGTTACATTTAGCATCAATGCTCTTCTCTTCAGGCATTTAAGAAAAGCCAAAAATAGCAGCACTGTGGCCACCACAGACAGAGTGGCAACAGCAGTCATTGTAACACCAGCCCATGCTTCCTTGCTGAGAGTGTTCCCTACAAAGGGAGAAGACAGTTAAGTACAGTAAAAAGCTGCATCTTCGAACTAAGCACTATGCTCACATAACACGTTTAGTACCTTCAGTTGCAGACCATCCTTCTGGCACAAGGAGAACAGGACCCCGCAAGCTCACCACAGCAGAGTTCACACCTGTCATCCCACTCTCTACAACAATAACATATCAGAGATGAGCCTCATGGTACAGCAGGTTGATCTTGGACCAGTGCAGCCTAGTATCTGCTTAGACATTACCTCTTTTGCTTCTAGATTGTCTAGGACACTTTGTTACACACAGAGGGGAGTCTGGTTGGAAACGGTTACAGATTAGGACACTGCAATGGAAGTACACctggaaaacacacacagatcCATCACTTAGAGAAACAAGTAGTCCTACTTACTGCTTTAAGCAGAAGTAGTGTCACTTACTAGGCCAGGGAGGGATTTGTCACCAGATACAAAGGCAAAAGTCTTCACTTCCAGCCTTTGACGATAGTTCGGGTAGCTGACACCATGCCCCACAGGATGAAACACAGTCTTGTAGCTGTCCAAGTCATATCCACACCTGCCAATGATTAAGAAGCAGTAAGTCAGAATAGTATAggccagatttttttccagaagcaggCTAGCTTTCTATGTAGAGATGTTGCCATTCTCCTGCAAATTCCAAAACATCCAGGGTGGTGCAATCAAGATGCCTGAGAGTGCACCTCTAGCAAAGCCCTTATACCTGGGACTCTGTTTCCAGAGAGAGAAGGTGGTGGTAAGGGAAGAGTCAGGGGAATCTTGCCACCTACTGCCAACAGTGCACCAGTACTCACCCATCAACAACAATATTCCACTGGGGAAGTGAGCTTGGATCTTGTGATGCTGTTGCCCAACAGTCATCCAATACAAGATGAAGGTTGGGGTCATTGCGGTTCAGGACCTGCACTTCCAGGAAAATGGGCTGCCGTAGGTACCTTACTATTGGGTACTGATCATCACGGTAAGGTTGCCTGTAGGAGTCCTCTGAAAGGCACGAACCAGAACCTTAGTAAGTTAATGTACAGAGTCCTGAAGAGACTGGCCTGAAACTCTTCAGGACCAGCCAGTCTGCCAGCTGCACTTGGTCCAAGAGTCAGATACTAAGCTATAGATTTTCTACCTCAAGtagcatgggagaagaaagcATATGAAGTCACTGGAAGTCCAAGCATCAGAACAGTCCACCTATACACCCTCCCTCTCAACAGAAAGTTCAGTTTTTCCCCAGCTATCTGAAACTAGAATCAGCATTACCTGGGTAACTTAGAAGAACTAAGGAGAGGGGACCTTGGTTCATTGAAGATGACAGTGGAGGAAAGTTGTCTACCCTTACAGAGAGGGATGCATCACCATTGCTGAAGGAGCACATGACTGTTAATCTGCAAGAATGAGAGAGCAAGTAAGTATCACATCCATACAGAAAACAGCTAGACCCAGAAACAGTTCCCACCTAAGAGGCATCCAGACACACCTGAATTCACTGTCCCTTGAGATCCTGCGCAGTGGGAGGTCTGTCCATAGTGCCCTCACCTCATTCTCATAAATGATCTTCTCTCCATCAAGCTGAGAAGTAATAACAGCATTAGTGAGGGCATTCACACTGCACAGAGTCTTCCCCATTAGCCCTGGGAACATACTTACCCAATACCTGGTCCCACATCCACTCAGTGGGACATGAAACCAAACCCTGTCATTCAAAGAGGACTTAAAGGCTGGCTTGCATGCTGGGTCTCTGAGCTTAAGTGTATCCAAGTCCAGTGGTGGTACAGTACTGTCAGCAAGGACTTGAAAATCCATGTACCCATCCTGGGTGCATACAGCAGCTAGAACAGAGATTTACAGACATTATCATGCCCAGACATGGGCATGACTCACTCTGACAAAAGCAAGTGGATTTTAGCTAGAGATATACCTTCCTGTGAAGGCACAGCTCAAGAAGAAGCCTTGAGAAAGTATTACCAGCTGAGCAGCTGACTGGGCTGAGTCCACTGCAGAATCACTCACCTAACGGTATGTGCTGGTCACAGGGGCACTCTGGATGCATCACCATTGCCACTATCTCCCCATGGAACTGAAAAGCCAGTTTCAAGGCAGACATATAGGACTGAACTCCTGGGCAGCTCTCCCCATGTAGCTGAAAGACAAGAATTACTCTCCTGTAGTATAAATACAAGTGTTCATTttaacacacacatatattaaAGTTGTTTCTTCTTGCCCTGTGGCCACATTGCTCTTCACTCAGCTAGAGCAAGTCTACCTCCAGCTCTTTTTGGAGAGGAAGCCTGGGTTACCTATGAGTGATCACTATCTGCCATGGCAAATACAACACCATAACTGCCCTCAGCCAGCCAcagggcacacagctggctTGACCACTGCTTAGCACAGAAGCTTTGACCACATTCCCAGTTAACACCAATGAGTTACATAAGTTACCACACCAACCCTGAGGACTTCAGAATCTGAACTCACCCTGAACTTCAGGACTTCCCTGCTCACATGCAGCTTGACCCCCCTCTTGGTATCCAGAGCAATCCCATTTTCCTGGAGCTGGTCCATTGGAATGGTCTTATCCTCTATACCCACAGCCTTAAGGGTGCCTGGGAAGGCTGGGATGACAACAGTCATGTGTGTTCCATTACAGACTGCTGGACCTGCAATGACAGCCTTGTTAAGATATAAATAACACCTACTTCTCAGGACAGAGGAGGACCAGCTTTTTCCACACATTACCTGGTGCACAAAGCATTCTTGACTCCACAGTCAACCTACGTTCAGGAGGGCCATATGTGAGCTTGAGTGCCACAGTGTAGAGCACCTTGCCATCATGCTGCAAAAGATACAGTTCTATTACAGTGCACTCAGCTCAAGCCACCACAGGTGGAATCCTGCAGGTTGGTATATCATATCTGATTCAAGGCTGCTGCTTTACATCTCAAACAGTTTATTCCCACCCTTCCAGAAGGGATCTGCTCATGACACTGCTAGTCAGATGCTCATGGGACAGACTGCAGCTGGAACCCCAACTATGTAGACACCTATCAGCTGTGCTGATAGGAGATGCATGCTGTACTCCCCCATTTTATAGGGCTGGACAATTCAGTGGCAACTATGTCAAGTCTAACAGACTCATACACACACCAGCTAAATACATCTGATGACATAAGCTCTGTTGAAAGCACCTGCAGATGTCAGGAGGAAGGTGTCCAGACTCAGAAGTATCAGGAGAAGTAGTTCCCAGTCCTATCTCTTTGTGCACCTACCTTGTATGAGACAACTCCAGTAGCAGTAAAAGCCACCTGAAAAATCAGGTTGTGTCCATCAGCTAGAAAGTTGTAGCCTTGCTGCATGGCTTGCCCAAGGCTCAGCTGGTGTACCCTGGTTCCATCATCAATTGACAGAGTCCAGGTCATTGGAGTTGCTGGAACCTGTGAAGCAGAAAATCTTTCCTTAGGAAGGGAAAGCATAAACCACACAACAGCAAGACGTTAGTTCTTcactctgcagggctgccaccTTGCAGATGTCACACTCAAGCTACCTGTACTGATAGCACCAAATTAGACTTCCCAACAAGATGCAAGTACTCCAGCCTGAATGCATTAGGCTCAGTTTAGGTTCAAAATTGAGGCACACCCACACCCTCCCTTTTGTAAGGAGGTCACCTACTGTATGCTCATCATTGAAGCTTGGAATGAGTCTTGGGAAGGTAACCTGAGAAAGTAAAGCACAGGAGTTAGACAACACAAGCAGACAATAGTTATGAGTTCACCATTCACGAGAAGTCTCTGCTACAAGTTTCCAAAGCAGAAGCTGGCATTAGCATCCCAGTTCCCCCTTCAATAGGGCTGGAGCCAGACCATCTGCATTGTTACTGTTAATTTGCTGACTAGCTCTTCAAAAAGCTGTGGGCCATGCCAAGGTGGACACAGCCAACAGACCTCCCCAAAGCTGGCTGGAGCTTTCTGCAGATCCCAGCCACACAGTTCTGAGAGACAGCCATCCTGCCTCAAAGATCCATAGCACTCCCATTCCTCTACTTACTGCCATGAAGTCTTTTGTACAGTTTGTTGCACCAGCAAAGAAAGGAGCAATGATTTCATCTGCACGGGCAACATTGCAGTGAGTACTGTAGGTTATGTTCTTCTCCTCTCCCATTGTGTCATTCACCATCAGCCTCAGTCTCAGCTGGTGCTGACCATACTATAGGCAACAGGAGACTTTAATCAGAAAGCAGTACTCACAGCACAAAAACAAGTCTTTGACTTGCTCCAACTTACAGTTATTTCAGGCATTTGTACCAGAGCAAGGGCAAGATTAACCATTATGTAGAAGTTCTAtgataagaaaaatattctctagAAGATCATGGGTACACAAGATTAGAGTTTTACTCTGCAGCTTAAGAGATACAGGAATCAAGAAGAAAGCTTCAAGGACTGCCTGACCAGTGGACTGTAGCAGCAACTGTTGAAAAGCACATTAGTAAATACCACATATCAGTAACTACCACAAAACCCAATGGAAGTCTGCAGGCATTTCAAATACCTAGAAGCAACTAATAGCTGTAAAGCTTCTGCCTTTGAGGCCAGCTGCTTGGGGTGGCCTCCCAGTTACTGCTCTACCCCAAGAGAGGATAACTTGCATTATTTGATCCATCAAtatacatatgaaaaaataaagtgctatGTAATTCTCAGACCTCACTTCCCTACATGGTATCATTTCAACTAGCTCTTAACTCTATTACAGGAGAGCACAGCTTTTATGGTGGCATCCAAAAGCATTTAATGCATGGCTAGAAGAATAAGTAGTCAGGCAGCAGTATTTTAGCAGCTTAAGTCAGTAGTCCTGTGGACTGATCCAGACATTTCCACTCCTGAATGAAGTCAGGACTAGAAACCTTCTTAAATCTAATCATGACCAGAAAAGAACCAGAAAACATCAACAGCACACTCCTAGAACAGAGACTCCCTTTACCTCCAGGCTAGTGCAGTTCACAAGCGGGACACTGACCAACAGCTTCTCATAATCCACAGCATGGTCACAGGACACCATTTCCTCACCACTCACATCTAGGAAGAAGGCAAATGATCAGTACTGCAGGCAGGCACCCACCTACTTCCAAGCTACAGAGGAAAGGACCATGCCAGCAGCAATACCTACCCACTGCACATGCTTGCCAGGAATAGTTGCCAAGCTCTCTGGAAAACTCAACCTCCATCCTGTCTGTATGACAGGTCACACTCTCTGCAAAGCAAAGGCCACAGTCAGCTCTGCCCTCACCCTCCTGGaggtgcacccccagcccagaGACCCTCTCTTACACcaggagagggagaagcagctccAAGAAAACAGAGACCCCATCTGAACCCCTACCAGCCCAGGGAGGTTTCATTACCTAAGAGATCCTGATCCCCGAGGCCACCATCACAAGGGACCAAGGGCAGCAAAAATCCAAACAGGAGGAACAGCAACCTGCAAGCACAACAGAGTCAAATCAGAGAGCAACAAAGAAAGAGCCCAGCTCCCCCATCCCACACCCAAACCCCACTCACCACATCCTTGGGGTGCTGAAGGACTGCTCCTCCATACACAACCACATCTCTCTGCTACCACAAGCTTACTCTGTGCTGCCCAGGCAGAGTTATATAGGACCTGGTGCAGGCTCCACACAGGTGCAGTCTTTCTGCTGCCTAAAGGACAGAGAGTTTGCACCTGTGTCTTGTTGAGATGTAGTCTGCTTGTGGTGAGGAGGTGAGGAGAAGGGCTCATAGGAAACCTTGAAGTGATGCTAAAGCTGTGACACTGATTGTTGTATACCATTTTAAGGCGTTTTCTTCTTATCTCAAATTTACTCTCTTTATTCTATTGCCAGATGTTGCATAGAAAAAAGTACACttttgtcaatttttttttttaaaaggagattTCTGTGCCACTTCAATTTTCTGATAATTTAAAAGGATTCCACTGGTAGATTTGTatataattgaaaatattttgttccccTGCATGGACAAATCTGCAATGCTGATAATAGAACTAAAACATGAGTGGAAGGTTTAGGAGAAACATgagtggaaaggagaaaaacatgagTGGCAGGTTAAGGAAGATGAGAAGTCCCATATCAATTTTTAGACTGGAAGATCTCTGGAGGCTCTGGACTGTTATTGTTCAAAGCTAGAATCTGCAACTGCACTGGAGTAAATAGCAGTTGATTTTAGTAGCAGAAAAACGATTTGGACTTCTGCTTTTGCCATCAATAGGATTAGTATGAAGCAAAGCTTTGGCAAGAAATTAACTTCCCAGAGACCCTGGGCTCACAAAATGTATACCAcgtgcctttatttatttattttacaatcaGAATCACTGCTTTCAAAAGCCATGATTACAGTGAAAATTAATGAGACAAATTCTGGAGTTGTATGCTAGGTTGTTGcattatttatctatttttatttagcttGGACTTAACACGGTAGGGGAAACAGTTAGAGCAATGTGATTGCCATGGTCACCTGGATTTGCCCTGCAGTGCACGTTAGCATCTCCTGACTTCAATATTCTAGTTTGTAAGACTGCAGGATGTGATTCATCAACATGTGCTAGGATAATTGATTGTTGCTTCACTTAAGATGTCTGAATTCCAGGGTGTGCGACAAAAGCCGCAGAGAAAGCATGGCCGTTTCTCCTTTCAAAAAGTTCAGCTGCACCTGTCTGAGTTGCTGAACCTGTGAAAATAACTATGGCCTGAGTTATGTGGTTAAACATCTAACTCATGTCCTGGAACACAAAACTATCTCCGTTACTCTcttacttttctgaaaaaaaaaactgcaaggTCTCCTCTTCagtttctctgctttgtttacTTATTTGAGTTTCtgacttctgcagaaaaaaaggcattgctCAAGATCAGTGCTGAACACTGGGGCGTTGCATACcaacactgaaaaacacagatCATCTCAGCCCGGATGTACATTCCCATGGGTTTTGCCTGCCTTTGGGTCAcatagcagcagcaggacagcattTCAGACAGCAATTCACTGTCATACAACATCATCACTGCTTCTAGCTCTACAGAAGTCTCCCAGTCTGCTTTTACATGTACAGTGTGGGTGGGTGTCGAGGTGTGAGGGTGAAGAGAGACAGGGCTTTGATTTTCTGGGTTTGCTATGTTTCCAATTTATGCATCATTCCT comes from Anas acuta chromosome 15, bAnaAcu1.1, whole genome shotgun sequence and encodes:
- the ZP2 gene encoding zona pellucida sperm-binding protein 2, which translates into the protein MWLCMEEQSFSTPRMWLLFLLFGFLLPLVPCDGGLGDQDLLESVTCHTDRMEVEFSRELGNYSWQACAVDVSGEEMVSCDHAVDYEKLLVSVPLVNCTSLEYGQHQLRLRLMVNDTMGEEKNITYSTHCNVARADEIIAPFFAGATNCTKDFMAVTFPRLIPSFNDEHTVPATPMTWTLSIDDGTRVHQLSLGQAMQQGYNFLADGHNLIFQVAFTATGVVSYKHDGKVLYTVALKLTYGPPERRLTVESRMLCAPGPAVCNGTHMTVVIPAFPGTLKAVGIEDKTIPMDQLQENGIALDTKRGVKLHVSREVLKFRLHGESCPGVQSYMSALKLAFQFHGEIVAMVMHPECPCDQHIPLAAVCTQDGYMDFQVLADSTVPPLDLDTLKLRDPACKPAFKSSLNDRVWFHVPLSGCGTRYWLDGEKIIYENEVRALWTDLPLRRISRDSEFRLTVMCSFSNGDASLSVRVDNFPPLSSSMNQGPLSLVLLSYPEDSYRQPYRDDQYPIVRYLRQPIFLEVQVLNRNDPNLHLVLDDCWATASQDPSSLPQWNIVVDGCGYDLDSYKTVFHPVGHGVSYPNYRQRLEVKTFAFVSGDKSLPGLVYFHCSVLICNRFQPDSPLCVTKCPRQSRSKRESGMTGVNSAVVSLRGPVLLVPEGWSATEGNTLSKEAWAGVTMTAVATLSVVATVLLFLAFLKCLKRRALMLNVTC